The Gemmata palustris genome includes a region encoding these proteins:
- a CDS encoding class I SAM-dependent methyltransferase codes for MLVSTIKAVREPFRRAGRKLFYRQLIERIRSSGPMSDPASIFDYGARGNLGLISPIQSRQELVPVLEIVRQARPRTVMEIGTANGGTLFMLTRVAAPDATIISLDLPGGDWGGGYAAERIPLYEAFGLPAQKMCLLRGDSHRPESLDQVREILAGRTIDFLFIDGDHTYEGVRMDYEMYSPLVTPGGMIGFHDIAYTEGVTRLWNEVKANSAQPREFVSTAAPVYGIGLVRTPPA; via the coding sequence ATGCTGGTATCCACGATTAAGGCCGTTCGCGAACCATTCCGTCGCGCCGGACGCAAGCTGTTCTACCGGCAGCTAATAGAGCGCATCCGCTCCAGCGGGCCGATGAGCGATCCCGCGAGCATCTTCGACTACGGCGCGCGCGGCAATCTCGGGCTGATTTCGCCGATCCAGTCGCGCCAGGAGCTGGTGCCCGTGCTCGAGATCGTGCGCCAGGCGCGGCCGCGCACCGTGATGGAGATCGGCACCGCCAATGGCGGCACGCTCTTCATGCTGACGCGTGTGGCGGCGCCGGACGCAACGATCATCAGCCTGGATTTGCCGGGCGGTGACTGGGGCGGCGGCTACGCGGCGGAGCGCATCCCGCTTTACGAGGCGTTCGGGTTGCCGGCCCAGAAGATGTGCCTGCTGCGCGGCGACTCGCACCGGCCCGAGTCGCTCGATCAAGTGCGCGAGATCCTCGCCGGCAGGACGATCGACTTTCTCTTCATCGATGGCGATCACACTTACGAAGGTGTGCGTATGGATTACGAGATGTATTCGCCACTGGTGACGCCCGGCGGCATGATCGGATTTCACGATATCGCCTACACCGAGGGCGTCACCCGTCTGTGGAACGAGGTAAAGGCGAACTCCGCGCAACCTCGCGAGTTCGTTTCCACGGCGGCCCCCGTTTACGGTATCGGCTTGGTACGAACCCCTCCTGCCTGA
- a CDS encoding AAA family ATPase: MLKRLELVGFKSFADKTRFDFAPGVTGVVGPNGSGKSNVVDAVRWILGEQSAKSLRGGEMADVIFNGSSSRKSLGMAEVTVAFDNGRRLLAVDADEVQLTRRVYRDGTGEYLINGQMSRLKDIKDILLGSGAGSGGYTIIAQGRVDELLQASTKDRREIFDEAAGISRFKAKKTETLRKLASVELNLTRSKDRLDALDGQLRTLRMQAAKAQKYKEHSDRLRELRVGLSAREFRTLTAALMTEQEALASLKVEVSGATTEAEHLELRAKELDWAVTRGEEALRHHEAKLADARQQITGFEGTLKHERATEQNLEAELLKVGRQRADLGYRLRVIEADAARTATESATAEARVAAEKQHADEVTAALAAIVAQLAELDREQSEDQIQQMELVRESASSKSTAEATLAQVNRLQKEYTRKLADREHKSSQRATLAHALDGLSQADADVQARLADANEQIDTLTTNRDQLADQLADVQAQLEGFRVRQGDLRGRIDVLEGLERSFEGLGAGVQQVMHRMKGGESADSSPLLHPSSATIIGLVADLLTVPREVASLVELALGDTAQRFVVRSPEVVDAVAAAVGDVTGRVGFVPLAGVGEEPPPPAPLAPYEGEPPAGSPYNPLLSGKGEQASVRGDGGGGSPGPSLAEFVSCDHPNCAALPAQLLGRVLLADTLADARWMSALHPAYRIITRTGELLEPDGTLTIGPLKAGAGLVSRKSELRELREQFRATSELITDTEIELADLRRQAESAEGVIEAVEAEIALLSDEAGDLLQRIARQRQQVENLDAEIDLNRGECRLLEQQVQEGEAAWTAARMAAEEAELAATQLTARLAEVKQALAAGAQERSAREQAHTAAQVALSRAAADRDRVRDRLAQIESDIRKRKIEAFDLSAADRNARGRLADCTLSALRASSGQAEAYHEKEARERLVAELGAKTATDRAARERVRDRLHELRHGWQEKQSAAHARELAVHDLSARRDAVALRIREDYGIELQQITDEPPEPPPDPGAALSEDGAEGALTPVPDLLNAPQEIDELKRKLARLGSVNMEALEELTRVESEFNSLQAQHNDLHAAQQSLQQIIDEINGGSRKLFMDTLTAVRGYFQELFRKLFGGGQADIVLEDESDVLESGIEITARPPGKELRALSLLSGGEKTLTAVALLLAIFRNKPSPFCILDEVDAALDEANTQRLAGVLREFLDRSQFIVITHKKRTMAAADRLWGVTMQESGISRLLPMRFEDWTDEEENPASAAA, translated from the coding sequence ATGCTCAAAAGACTGGAACTCGTTGGCTTCAAGTCCTTTGCCGATAAGACGCGGTTCGATTTCGCGCCCGGGGTCACGGGCGTGGTCGGGCCGAACGGGTCCGGCAAGAGCAACGTCGTGGACGCGGTCCGGTGGATCCTGGGCGAGCAGTCCGCGAAGAGTCTGCGCGGCGGCGAAATGGCCGACGTGATCTTCAACGGCTCCAGTTCGCGCAAAAGTCTCGGAATGGCCGAGGTGACGGTCGCGTTCGACAACGGGCGCCGGCTCCTCGCCGTCGACGCGGACGAGGTGCAACTCACGCGGCGCGTCTACCGCGACGGTACCGGCGAGTACCTGATTAACGGCCAGATGTCGCGGTTGAAGGACATCAAAGACATCCTCCTCGGGAGCGGCGCCGGCTCGGGCGGGTACACGATCATCGCGCAGGGCCGCGTCGACGAGCTGCTGCAGGCCTCGACGAAGGACCGGCGCGAGATTTTCGACGAGGCCGCCGGCATCAGCCGGTTCAAGGCGAAAAAGACCGAAACCCTTCGCAAGCTCGCGTCCGTCGAACTCAACCTGACGCGCTCCAAGGACCGGCTCGACGCCCTGGACGGCCAGCTCCGCACGCTGCGCATGCAGGCGGCCAAAGCCCAGAAGTACAAGGAGCACTCGGACCGCCTGCGCGAACTGCGCGTGGGGCTCAGCGCGCGCGAGTTCCGCACCCTCACCGCCGCCCTGATGACCGAGCAGGAGGCGCTCGCGTCGCTCAAGGTCGAAGTGTCCGGCGCAACGACCGAGGCCGAGCACCTCGAACTGCGGGCGAAGGAACTCGACTGGGCGGTCACGCGCGGCGAAGAGGCGCTACGGCACCACGAAGCGAAACTGGCCGATGCGCGGCAACAGATTACGGGCTTCGAGGGGACGCTCAAGCACGAGCGCGCCACCGAGCAGAACCTCGAAGCGGAGCTACTGAAGGTCGGGCGCCAGCGCGCGGACCTGGGCTACCGGCTGCGGGTGATCGAGGCGGACGCGGCCCGCACCGCGACCGAAAGCGCGACGGCCGAGGCGCGCGTGGCCGCGGAAAAGCAGCACGCGGACGAAGTGACCGCGGCGCTGGCCGCAATTGTAGCGCAACTCGCAGAACTCGACCGCGAACAATCGGAAGACCAGATCCAGCAGATGGAACTGGTTCGCGAGTCCGCGTCCAGCAAGTCCACCGCCGAGGCCACGCTCGCGCAAGTCAACCGCTTGCAGAAAGAGTACACGCGGAAGCTCGCGGACCGCGAACACAAGTCGTCCCAGCGCGCGACGCTCGCACACGCCCTCGACGGGCTCTCCCAGGCCGACGCCGACGTTCAGGCGCGACTCGCCGACGCGAACGAACAGATCGACACCCTCACGACGAACCGCGACCAACTCGCCGACCAACTGGCCGACGTGCAAGCCCAGCTCGAAGGCTTCCGCGTGCGCCAGGGCGACTTGCGCGGGCGCATTGATGTGCTCGAAGGTCTGGAGCGCTCGTTCGAGGGCCTCGGCGCCGGCGTGCAGCAAGTGATGCACCGGATGAAGGGCGGGGAATCGGCCGATTCGTCCCCGCTCCTTCACCCCTCGTCCGCGACGATCATCGGGCTGGTGGCCGATCTTCTCACGGTGCCGCGCGAGGTCGCATCACTCGTCGAACTCGCGCTCGGCGACACCGCACAACGCTTCGTCGTGCGCTCGCCGGAAGTCGTGGACGCGGTCGCCGCGGCCGTGGGGGATGTAACCGGCCGCGTCGGGTTCGTGCCATTGGCGGGGGTGGGCGAGGAACCTCCCCCCCCGGCCCCTCTCGCTCCTTATGAGGGGGAACCCCCTGCGGGTTCCCCCTACAACCCCCTCCTGTCAGGGAAGGGGGAGCAGGCTTCAGTGAGGGGGGATGGGGGGGGAGGTTCCCCTGGCCCTTCGCTCGCCGAATTCGTCTCGTGCGATCACCCGAACTGCGCCGCGCTCCCCGCACAGTTGCTCGGGCGCGTGCTGCTCGCGGACACGCTCGCGGACGCACGGTGGATGTCCGCGCTTCACCCCGCGTACCGCATCATCACGCGCACCGGCGAGTTGCTCGAACCGGACGGCACGCTCACCATCGGCCCGCTGAAGGCCGGAGCGGGCTTGGTGTCGCGTAAGAGCGAGTTGCGCGAGTTGCGCGAACAGTTCCGCGCGACATCCGAACTCATCACCGACACGGAAATTGAACTCGCGGACCTCCGGCGCCAGGCCGAATCCGCCGAGGGCGTGATCGAAGCCGTCGAAGCGGAAATCGCGCTCCTCTCCGACGAAGCCGGCGACTTGCTCCAGCGCATCGCGCGCCAGCGGCAGCAGGTCGAGAACCTGGACGCCGAAATCGACCTCAACCGCGGCGAGTGCCGCCTGCTCGAACAGCAGGTGCAAGAGGGCGAGGCCGCGTGGACTGCGGCGCGCATGGCAGCCGAGGAAGCCGAGCTTGCGGCGACGCAACTCACAGCGCGGCTCGCGGAAGTGAAGCAGGCTCTCGCCGCAGGTGCCCAGGAGCGCAGCGCACGCGAACAGGCCCACACCGCCGCACAGGTCGCACTGAGCCGCGCCGCGGCGGATCGGGACCGCGTGCGCGACCGCCTCGCGCAAATCGAGTCGGACATTCGTAAGCGGAAAATCGAAGCCTTCGATCTCAGCGCCGCGGACCGCAACGCACGCGGTCGGCTCGCGGACTGCACCCTCTCCGCGCTCCGCGCGTCGTCGGGACAAGCGGAAGCGTACCACGAAAAAGAGGCGCGCGAGCGCCTCGTCGCCGAACTCGGCGCGAAGACCGCGACCGACCGGGCCGCACGCGAGCGGGTCCGCGACCGGCTCCACGAACTCCGCCACGGGTGGCAAGAGAAGCAGTCTGCAGCGCACGCACGCGAACTCGCGGTTCACGACCTCAGCGCCCGACGCGATGCCGTGGCTCTACGGATTCGCGAGGACTACGGGATCGAACTGCAACAGATCACGGACGAGCCCCCGGAACCACCGCCCGATCCGGGCGCCGCGCTGAGCGAGGACGGGGCGGAGGGCGCGCTGACGCCCGTGCCCGATCTCCTCAACGCGCCACAAGAAATCGACGAGCTGAAGCGCAAACTCGCGCGGCTCGGCAGCGTGAACATGGAGGCACTCGAAGAACTCACGCGCGTGGAGAGCGAATTTAACTCGCTGCAAGCGCAACACAATGATCTCCACGCGGCCCAACAGTCGCTCCAGCAGATCATTGATGAGATCAACGGCGGCAGCCGCAAACTGTTCATGGACACGCTCACCGCGGTGCGCGGGTACTTCCAGGAGTTGTTCCGCAAACTGTTCGGCGGCGGACAGGCCGACATTGTTCTCGAAGACGAATCCGATGTGCTCGAGTCGGGTATCGAGATCACCGCGCGGCCCCCGGGCAAGGAACTGCGGGCACTGTCGCTGCTCTCCGGCGGCGAGAAGACCCTGACCGCGGTGGCCCTGTTGCTCGCGATTTTCCGCAACAAGCCGTCGCCGTTCTGCATCCTCGACGAAGTGGACGCCGCGCTCGATGAAGCGAACACGCAGCGGCTCGCGGGCGTGCTCCGCGAGTTCCTGGACCGCAGCCAGTTCATCGTCATCACGCACAAGAAGCGCACGATGGCTGCGGCGGACCGACTCTGGGGCGTGACGATGCAGGAGAGCGGCATCAGTCGCCTCCTCCCGATGCGGTTCGAGGACTGGACCGACGAAGAGGAGAACCCGGCTAGCGCCGCGGCGTAG
- a CDS encoding transposase family protein, with protein sequence MTRRSNRRLAKERIVAEHGIGKMKIWRIAADRCRNSPRRHTVRMENVAGLHNRMYG encoded by the coding sequence ATGACGAGGCGATCGAATCGACGACTGGCGAAGGAACGGATCGTGGCGGAGCACGGGATCGGGAAGATGAAGATCTGGCGCATCGCGGCGGACCGGTGCCGCAACTCGCCGCGCCGGCACACGGTCAGGATGGAGAACGTGGCCGGACTCCACAACCGCATGTACGGATAA
- a CDS encoding flagellar basal body P-ring protein FlgI, with protein sequence MNRAWKLAAGISRRNFLAWSAAVGVAGMVGCKSTDAKKVQTRSQIGEDPSDPDSVVTIGSKTTVGNTEALQVSGVGLVFNLPGTGGGATPGIWRTMLEDNLKKSKKDQGLNIKELLDAPSRTTSLVIVNALIPPGARKGELIDVQVTLPSDSRTTSLQGGELLTTELVTSDTTANVSSQVHTGSASGPGGRLLLGNTWAKAQGPLVAGNFVDDDGKAGKADTDADGRTLYRAGFIAGGAGVTMNRAYYLLLNPNDQNPRIGAAIAERLNSTFHTTADANLKVADAKNRELILLNVPTEYRHNHYRFLLVARQVPYDLARAGTAYRQKLEDELMDPSTALTAAVKLEALGGDCRRSLKIGLESASPWVRFAAAEALAYLGQTDGAAELARLAEDHPALRAQCLKALASVSDASASDRLVEMLASSDAELRQGAFIALRLADERHPALGGALMNKSYYLHRIGGRGASAVHLSGTGRSEILVFGDNVKLRGPLAPMPVGSEFTVSVTDDGVAKVTRVVRPKGGEPEVKEVPCSAELGGVLTALANLGGGYSEALELVRRASRTEVLSAPLVTEAVPREMSIQQLCGFAKIDSTLAKANVEVAKVGTVRPAIDANGFEVPTAQDPLITPAGAILPKQPLNRDPGRLFGSKRAADAPILDSAVVPAGGQ encoded by the coding sequence ATGAACCGGGCGTGGAAACTCGCGGCGGGGATCAGTCGGCGCAACTTCCTCGCGTGGTCGGCCGCCGTCGGCGTGGCGGGCATGGTCGGGTGCAAGAGCACCGACGCCAAAAAGGTGCAAACCCGGTCGCAGATCGGCGAGGACCCGTCCGACCCGGACTCGGTCGTCACCATCGGGTCGAAAACGACCGTGGGCAACACCGAGGCGCTCCAGGTCAGCGGCGTCGGGCTCGTCTTCAACCTGCCCGGCACCGGGGGCGGCGCGACGCCGGGCATCTGGCGCACCATGCTCGAAGATAACCTGAAGAAATCCAAGAAGGATCAGGGGCTCAACATCAAGGAGCTGCTCGACGCTCCCAGCCGGACCACGTCGCTGGTCATCGTCAACGCCCTGATCCCACCGGGCGCGCGGAAGGGCGAACTGATCGATGTTCAGGTGACGCTCCCGAGCGACAGCCGGACGACGAGCCTCCAGGGGGGCGAGTTGCTCACCACGGAGCTGGTCACGTCGGACACGACCGCGAACGTGAGCTCGCAGGTTCACACCGGGAGCGCGAGCGGGCCGGGCGGGCGCCTGCTGCTGGGTAACACGTGGGCGAAGGCGCAGGGGCCGCTCGTGGCCGGCAACTTCGTGGACGACGACGGCAAGGCCGGAAAAGCCGACACCGACGCCGACGGGCGCACGCTCTACCGGGCCGGGTTCATCGCCGGCGGCGCCGGCGTCACAATGAACCGGGCGTACTACCTGCTCCTCAACCCGAACGACCAGAACCCGCGGATCGGGGCCGCGATCGCCGAGCGCCTCAACAGCACGTTCCACACGACCGCCGACGCGAACCTGAAGGTCGCCGACGCCAAGAACCGCGAACTCATCCTGTTGAACGTGCCGACCGAGTACCGGCACAACCACTACCGGTTCCTGCTCGTCGCGCGCCAGGTGCCATACGACCTGGCCCGCGCCGGGACCGCGTACCGCCAGAAGCTCGAAGACGAGCTGATGGACCCCTCGACCGCGCTCACCGCCGCGGTCAAACTCGAAGCGCTCGGCGGCGACTGCCGGCGGAGCCTGAAAATCGGCCTCGAAAGCGCCTCGCCGTGGGTGCGCTTCGCGGCGGCGGAGGCGCTCGCGTACCTCGGGCAAACGGACGGCGCGGCCGAACTCGCCCGGCTCGCGGAAGACCACCCGGCGCTCCGCGCGCAGTGCCTCAAGGCACTGGCGTCCGTGAGCGACGCGAGCGCCTCCGACCGGCTCGTGGAGATGCTCGCCAGTTCCGACGCCGAACTGCGGCAGGGGGCGTTCATCGCCCTGCGGCTCGCGGACGAGCGGCACCCGGCCCTCGGCGGCGCGCTGATGAACAAGTCGTACTACCTGCACCGCATCGGCGGGCGCGGCGCGTCCGCGGTTCACCTGTCCGGGACCGGGCGCAGCGAGATCCTCGTGTTCGGCGACAACGTGAAGCTCCGCGGGCCGCTGGCGCCGATGCCGGTGGGCAGCGAGTTCACCGTCTCCGTGACCGACGACGGCGTCGCGAAGGTGACGCGGGTCGTGCGCCCCAAGGGGGGCGAGCCGGAGGTGAAGGAAGTCCCCTGCTCCGCGGAACTCGGCGGGGTGCTCACCGCGCTGGCGAACCTCGGGGGCGGGTACTCCGAGGCCCTCGAACTGGTCCGCCGGGCCTCGCGCACGGAGGTGCTCTCGGCCCCGCTCGTGACGGAGGCGGTCCCGCGCGAAATGAGCATCCAGCAGCTCTGCGGGTTCGCCAAGATCGATTCGACGCTGGCGAAGGCGAACGTGGAAGTGGCGAAGGTCGGCACGGTGCGCCCGGCGATCGACGCGAACGGCTTCGAGGTGCCGACCGCGCAAGACCCGCTCATCACCCCGGCCGGTGCGATCCTGCCGAAGCAGCCGCTCAACCGCGACCCGGGCCGGCTCTTCGGGTCGAAGCGCGCCGCGGACGCCCCGATCCTCGACTCGGCCGTTGTGCCCGCCGGGGGACAGTAA